A region of the Haematobia irritans isolate KBUSLIRL chromosome 5, ASM5000362v1, whole genome shotgun sequence genome:
GCGAGAAAAAACTCCAGATGCCAGTCATCGTCGTCGTTCGTCCGAAGATGAAAGCAGCCTTATCGAGGGATCTGAGGGCACCGAAGCCCAATTGGTCAGCATGCAAATACGACCACCGCAACGAACCTTATCCGCCCATGAGAGTAAAATCTTAAGACGTCGTGATAAAACATTTGCTTCGACTGCAGCTCGTTCCCATTCTCAACCAAGAGAGGCGGAGAAACTCTCCGAACCCGAGGCCAGTGAGTTAATACGTACCGTAAAACGAAGTCTCTCAATGCCCCGCAATAAAGATTTGGAATCCAGTGAGGCTGAATTACGTGATAGAACTCTATCACCTGAGGCAAGACCTACAAGAAAAGCACCAACTCCACCACAAGTGGTACAATCCACAGCCGATGAAAATCTTTCGCGTTTGGAGCAAAATCTTCGACGTTTTGAGGAGGAACGCAAACGTTTCGAATCGGAGAAACGTTTATTCGAACGCGAGAAGAGAGATCACAAAATGCGATATAAACAAATGATTGACAATGAGGAGAGAAAACGTTTGGTCCAATCTTATCGCAAGCTCAGTGATCGCATTAAATTGCCCCAAGATGCTGAAGAGAGGAGACGTTTGATACATAGCCTTCGGTTGGAGAAAAATGAAATGGCTTTGCCAGCTGTAAGGTCAGGCCATAGGCGTAATCGTCATAGTGGAAATTATGAAGAGTCCTCCACACAGTTCTCCTCCTCAGAGGCTGAAATGATTGAAGAACAGAGAGTGGCAAAACAAATGTCTCCCGCGAGAAGGCATAACAGCAACGCATTGGCCTCGGCAAGTGTTAGGGGTCCTCCACCACAACCACCTGCCCGCAAATCTGTTAGTCGTAATAACTCTCTCTCACCAGTGAGAACTCCTATTAGTCGTAACAATTCACTCTCACCCGTGAGACCCACTCCTCCGAGTCGTAATCATTCGATTTCGCCCATGAGAACACCAACAACGGTGAGTCGTAACAACTCATTGTCACCGGTGAGAACTACAACAGTTAGTCGTAATAACTCCCTATCACCAGTAAGGCCTGAACGACGTTCTAAAACCCCCGACGAAAGGGCTCAACTTGTAAGGAAAATAAGCCTAAGAGAACAGAAAGAACGTGAATTGGAAGCAAGGCAAGAGACTACTGCTACCGAAATGGAAAGTGAGAAGGAACAGAAGTTGAGATACCGCAAATCAAAGAGAGCAGATTCATTGAGACGAGACGAAGGAAGGAGAAAACATAGTTTGGATTCAGAGTTAAGAGCTGCTACCAAGGAATCACAAGATAGAGTGGATAGTAGTAGTGGTTCAGGACATCAAGTACATCTAGACCCTGAAGCTGTAGTTATCAACAAACCAATGCCGCAAACAGCTCAGGATGAGGTGATAACAGTCCAAGCGATGGAGAAAAAACCTTCATTTTTACAAAGATTCTTCGGAAGATTCCGTAAAACTAAGCCAGTTTTAAAACCTGCGGCGGAAACTCCCAAAGAGCAAGAGCATCTTATACATCCAGCAACTACATCTTCCAAAGAACCAGAAATCCCTGAGAGACTTTTCTCCTTTGCATTCATTAAGGCCTTCTGTATTGATGCTCGTTATCAGTGGCGCACAATGAAATCTCAATACCCCAGGGAATTGGAGGAAATTCGTAAATTACGAAATAAATGTTTTGCCCATACTATTGTTCTTATATTGCTGATTGGTTTTGGTGGTTTGATGTTTCGTTATACCGAAGGAGCTTCCGAAGATATCTACAAATGTGAGGTACGCAAAGTTAAACGAGATTTTGTCGATCATCTATGGAGTAACAGTCATCGAATGAGGTGTGTTTGTGACATGGCCATATGGCGGGCATTTCAGTGGTCTCTAATCTTCTATTgttgttcttaaaatttcagaGAAGAAGATTGGAAAACTTTGGCTCgccaaaaattacgaaaatttgaAGAGGAATTGCATGCCATGGGTGCCATGGGCATACGCTATTTTCCTGGTCAACGTTCatggaattttgtcaattgtattttatattgcTGGACTGTGATAACAACTATTGGTAAAGTGCTATTATAAtcgataaaacaaacaaaatatataacctTTAAAGGGTCTGATAAGTTTAATTTCTCACTGAAATCGGTAGTTATTTTGGACCAATGAATATTCCATATTTCCACAAAAAGATGATGATATTATGGTATGATATTCTATAAGTATAGGATAGTGTTTATGGGATTCTACCTAAAATATCTTAGGATAGTTTTACCTGTCTTCGGTTAGTTAGAGATGAAAATAGTTACTATTTCATCACAGTTGACATAGACCTAAGTCAGTATTGAATTGGTAGGTCTGTCAAACTCCTCCTAACACAAAAACTTTATCTTACTCCGAGGACTTCTTATCCTTAATGAAATccctaatttatttataatttgaacCATGTCTAGGAATCAAGGCAGCGATATGGACGATGCTGCAAGGTGTCATTACCCACACCACACTCCACTTTCGCTGCTTCTACTCTACGAATATGTGCCCTCAACACTAGGCGCCCGATCAGAACTCCTCTTCCCACCTGCCTATCGTCTGACTTTCCTTCATAGGATATGTCTTACCACCCCCTCCCCCTCCCTGTTCATATCATCTTCTGGGAACCATATTGGAGCAATGGAACAAGgcgtgtccgccttgcatacatgggttcaatcccagttttgaccaaacatcaaaaagtttttcagtggtctcCTCTCAGTgac
Encoded here:
- the LOC142237788 gene encoding uncharacterized protein LOC142237788 isoform X1 — translated: MERESREDPAGSSSSSHIRRRRRIGRSMREKTPDASHRRRSSEDESSLIEGSEGTEAQLVSMQIRPPQRTLSAHESKILRRRDKTFASTAARSHSQPREAEKLSEPEASELIRTVKRSLSMPRNKDLESSEAELRDRTLSPEARPTRKAPTPPQVVQSTADENLSRLEQNLRRFEEERKRFESEKRLFEREKRDHKMRYKQMIDNEERKRLVQSYRKLSDRIKLPQDAEERRRLIHSLRLEKNEMALPAVRSGHRRNRHSGNYEESSTQFSSSEAEMIEEQRVAKQMSPARRHNSNALASASVRGPPPQPPARKSVSRNNSLSPVRTPISRNNSLSPVRPTPPSRNHSISPMRTPTTVSRNNSLSPVRTTTVSRNNSLSPVRPERRSKTPDERAQLVRKISLREQKERELEARQETTATEMESEKEQKLRYRKSKRADSLRRDEGRRKHSLDSELRAATKESQDRVDSSSGSGHQVHLDPEAVVINKPMPQTAQDEVITVQAMEKKPSFLQRFFGRFRKTKPVLKPAAETPKEQEHLIHPATTSSKEPEIPERLFSFAFIKAFCIDARYQWRTMKSQYPRELEEIRKLRNKCFAHTIVLILLIGFGGLMFRYTEGASEDIYKCEVRKVKRDFVDHLWSNSHRMREEDWKTLARQKLRKFEEELHAMGAMGIRYFPGQRSWNFVNCILYCWTVITTIGYGHITPKTTLGQSLTIAYAIIGIPIFLILLADFGKLFTRIIKFMWGYVRRLYYTGTCRKIRKQQQVRDAMNGVSMVYDVAIRRPSQFFGIAAESDVESQMSDVNRSSHPETPTSPYPETIVVDDEFNLPISLASLLLITYILVGAFVYHIWEDWTYMESFYFVFISMSTIGFGDLVPDHPIFMMSSIIYLVFGLALTSMFINVVQIKLSDTFKDASAKIGATIGLGLPSEVGEEDSQAKTPSDLASVHGSRLGKIDEADIEQSPPPRPLTSILRTNRPISPESQDEQGSEIDGAPPPLLPRRQVSVESPEPTADKKKKRRFFK